TCGCGTCAACGGCAAGAAGCGCGACGACCTGCAATCGGCGATCGCGCTGTTACGCGGCGCCGAAAATCTGGAACTGCCGCTGCAGTTCGAGAATTTCAGGGACTGACGCCGACACGGGGCAGCCGCGAGCCACCGCCCGGACAGACTGTGTCCCGAAGTCAGAGCATTTCGCCGTCGACGTAGTACCAGCGGCCATCCGGCTCGCGCACGAAGCGGCTGCGTTCGTGCTGGCGCTGGGCATTGCCGCCACCCACGCGAAAGCGCGCCACGAATTCGACCTGTGCAGCATCGCCCACCGTCTCGTGGCGCTTGATGCTGAGCCCCAGCCATTTTTGTGCGTCCGGCAACGACAATGATTGCGGCCGTGTCGAAACATGCCATGTCGCCCGCAGATAGCTTTCCAAACCCAGCACGAAAGCGCTGTATCGAGACCGCATCAATGCTTCGGCGCTGGGTGCCGGCAGCCCGGCATGCCAGCGCGCGCAACAATCTGCAAGCGGTCGCCCCGAACCGCAGGGACAGGTTTCGACGCTCATCGCCGCGACCAGATCACACACCGGTTGTTGGCCGGCATCGTGCGATCCTCGACCAGGCGCAAGCCGGCCTGCTGCGCCAGCGCATCCACCGCTTCGAAATCCCGGATGCCCATGTGCGCACCGCGAGCCTTGAGCCATTGCTCGAAGGCGGCGTTGCTGTCGCTGCTGAAATGTCCACCATAATTGAACGGGCCGTAGACGATCAGCTGCCCGCCCGCATGCAATACCGCGGGCAGACGCGCGAACAAGGTTTCGACCTGCGGCCAGCCCATGATGTGCAGGGTGTTGGCGGTGAACACCGCATCGAACTGTCGCTTCGGCCAGTCGCCAGCCACATTCAGG
The window above is part of the Gammaproteobacteria bacterium genome. Proteins encoded here:
- a CDS encoding SEC-C domain-containing protein, producing MSVETCPCGSGRPLADCCARWHAGLPAPSAEALMRSRYSAFVLGLESYLRATWHVSTRPQSLSLPDAQKWLGLSIKRHETVGDAAQVEFVARFRVGGGNAQRQHERSRFVREPDGRWYYVDGEML
- a CDS encoding DUF938 domain-containing protein — translated: MPEKPYAPSCDRNRDPILEVLREVLDKPADVLELGSGTGQHAVYFAHALPHLCWQTSERAEECASVRVWLDEAQLPNTPPPLILNVAGDWPKRQFDAVFTANTLHIMGWPQVETLFARLPAVLHAGGQLIVYGPFNYGGHFSSDSNAAFEQWLKARGAHMGIRDFEAVDALAQQAGLRLVEDRTMPANNRCVIWSRR